The proteins below are encoded in one region of Apium graveolens cultivar Ventura chromosome 4, ASM990537v1, whole genome shotgun sequence:
- the LOC141720269 gene encoding secreted RxLR effector protein 161-like produces the protein MERPTILHLSAVKRILRYLKGTLQFGLVYSEKGGNNIISGYSDSDMGGTVDDRKSTGGMAYYLNESLISWVSQKQRCVALSSCEAELMAAIAAASQGIWSKHIDIRYHFIRECVERDEVIVKHVSSGMQQADSLTKAMTTIKFERTRDLLGVQQLDKKFEIKGRIVG, from the exons ATGGAACGACCTACAATTCTCCACTTGAGTGCTGTAAAGAGAATACTACGATATTTGAAAGGCACGCTGCAATTTGGACTGGTGTATTCAGAGAAAGGAGGAAATAATATAATTTCTGGGTACTCAGACAGTGATATGGGAGGCACGGTGGATGATAGGAAGAGCACGGGAGGAATGGCATATTACTTGAATGAAAGTCTCATATCCTGGGTGTCACAAAAGCAAAGGTGTGTGGCATTATCCTCGTGTGAAGCTGAACTAATGGCGGCCATTGCAGCAGCTTCTCAAGGGATTTG GTCCAAACACATTGATATCCGTTACCATTTCATCCGTGAATGTGTAGAACGCGACGAAGTGATTGTCAAACATGTTAGCAGTGGGATGCAACAGGCTGATAGTCTGACTAAGGCAATGACAACAATAAAGTTTGAGAGGACGCGTGATCTTCTGGGAGTGCAGCAGCTAGACAAGAAGTTTGAGATTAAGGGGAGAATTGTTGGATAA
- the LOC141720271 gene encoding uncharacterized protein LOC141720271 — MSTVEINKTKGGSFGLTYPMLSRGNYTAWALKMKVYMQAQGVWVAVEPTDPKGTTEEKTYKIQEKTDKIALAMLYQGIPEEILLSVADRKTAKETWEAMKTLCQGADRVRKARVQTLKAEFESLSMKETDVLDDFYMRLNGLITSTLEQFSDLETMTVEEAMGSLKAHEERVKGKTDTGETRLMLTEEE; from the exons aTGTCAACTGTAGAGATAAACAAGACAAAAGGTGGGTCATTTGGATTGACGTACCCAATGCTTTCAAGAGGCAACTACACAGCTTGGGCACTCAAAATGAAGGTATATATGCAAGCTCAAGGTGTCTGGGTTGCAGTCGAACCAACTGATCCAAAGGGAACGACCGAGGAGAAAACATACAAGATCCAGGAGAAAACAGACAAGATCGCTTTAGCCATGCTATACCAAGGCATCCCAGAAGAAATCTTGCTGTCAGTTGCAGATAGAAAAACGGCAAAAGAAACGTGGGAGGCAATGAAAACACTCTGTCAGGGTGCAGATCGTGTGAGAAAGGCGAGGGTTCAAACCCTTAAGGCTGAATTTGAATCTCTTAGTATGAAAGAGACAGATGTGCTAGATGATTTCTATATGAGGCTCAACGGACTG ATCACCTCCACTTTGGAGCAATTCAGCGACTTGGAGACTATGACCGTGGAAGAGGCTATGGGTTCGTTGAAGGCACATGAAGAAAGAGTAAAAGGCAAGACAGACACAGGTGAAACAAGGCTCATGCTTACTGAAGAGGAATGA